tgCCGTTTTTGATTGAGagctttttttttgttgttttagaaTTGTTGATAGATTTGtataaaggttggtcctttttgGTTGAATCATGAAATTAAGCAAATAGTTTTGTTTTAGGCATTAAAATTTCACATGTGATTATTTTGAAGTAGGTAGAAAGCTGAAATCACATATCCTTAGATagtgttttcttctttttgcataaTTGTCTAAAAGTTCAACGCTTTTTTCCAATTCTAGTTTTTCTAATTGCTTATGTGATAGTGATGATATTATTTCCCGAAAGTTAGGGTTTTCGCCACAGTCATATTTTCAGATTGAAATATTTTTGCATATTTTATGCGATACTGTGTGATGTTATGTTTGTGTGTTTTGGTGTTCTTAGAGTTTATATATTTGGATTGTATTTATCTTCAAGTTATTTTTGTATTCTTATTTGTATTGTTTATTTCTCCAGCTTTGACAACTGCATCTTCATGAATTCAAGAAATATTGTGGCATCCGCTGTTTCCTGTGAATCGGGAAACAAGAACGACTTCCTCTGCTGGGTTTTGATCTGCCTACTCTCTCAATTTCTCGGTGCACGAATTGCATTTGTGAACTTCCATTTATTCAAGGCTGTTGATAGAAGTCCTTCATTTGTTCGCATCTTGGAGTCTTTTGGATAAAACCATTTATAGAATTACCTGATTTTTGAACCCACGTCTATAGTTGTTGGTTTCATTTATCTGGAGAGAGATGGTTACCTCCCAAATCCCCATTCCGACAAAGACTCGCACCTTCCTGGATCAATTGCTTATTCCTTTTGGTCCTCCTGATGTTGTCCACTCTGAGTATGATGAGTTTGACTTTGATGATGTATTTGGCGCTGCACCAACTCAAGACTCAATCGAAATAATTTCTGAGAATTCAGTATTCCCAATGGATGGGACCGAGTTAGTTTACGATGATCCAGAGGTTATTTATTGCCGATCACGTTCATTTGTGGGGCCATCATCATGTGTTAGTCATTCACTGAAGCTTAACAAGCTAACTTTACATGACGTGGAGGAGTCATTGAATTTTGAAGAGTGTCTTAGTGGGGAACCATTGGGAGAATTTGACGAAACTTCTGTTAACGAGGATGTTTTAGAGGAACCAATTGAAAGTGTTGACTGTGACCCTAGTGATGTCAAGGGTGTCGGACTTGAGGATTTTGAGCTCATGAAGGTAGTTGGGCAAGGTGCATTTGCAAAAGTATTTCAAGTGCGAAAGAAAGGTACATctgaaatatatgcaatgaaggTTATGCGTAAGGATAAAATCATGGAGAAGAATCACGGGGAATACATGAAAGCTGAGAGGGATATTCTAACAAAAGTTGATCACCCTTTCATTGTGCAACTCAGATACTCTTTTCAGGTACTGGCTCTGATAATCATTCCCTTTTTGGAATCATTTTTACAAACATGTCATGGGTTAAATTTTTGCAATGTCAAATGAGTTTTTTAATATGATAGAGGGTGTAGCTTTTGATGAGAAAATGGGTGCAGAAGAAATGAGGGAATTTACATAGTAGTCTTTGAACCATCCTGTGTTATTGTGCGATATCAGTCTTTGAAGTTCCTATAGGTCTTCAATGTAGATATTTACTTTTCTAGGGAATTTTGCTCGCCTAAACAATTTCAGAAGACCCTGGAGACTTTGAAAGAAATAGAGTTGGAGTCTCTCTAAGTGATTCACTAGTTGAAAATTTCCGAACTGCATTGAAGTCTATGCTCGCTGCTATTGCTGTCATATTAACGTAGAAATTTTATTGAGCATTTCCTACATTTTCGGTGATTAAGGTTTGTTTCATCTGTCATGCAGACTAAGTATAGACTGTATCTTGTTCTTGATTTTGTGAATGGAGGACATCTGTTTTTTCAACTGTACCGCCATGGGCTCTTCAGGTATATATTTTTGATTGGTTCGCTTTTAGGTGTTTATGATGATGCCTAAGGGTTTAAATAATTAACAATTGAATTTGTACAGAGAGGACTTGGCTCGTATATATGCTGCTGAAATTGTTTTGGCTGTTTCTCACCTTCATGCCAATGGAATAATGCATAGGGATCTCAAACCAGAAAACATTCTTCTTGATGCAGATGGTCATGtaagctctctctctctcacacacacacacGTAAACGCATGCGTATCTCTCTCATCCTTTTTGTCTATACCTAAGACTTGTATTATCGCTCCTCACTGAGGTTTCAATTGTCCTTGGATACTAGGTTATGTTAACTGATTTCGGTCTGGCTAAACAATTTGAAGAGAATACAAGATCAAACTCCATGTGTGGAACTTTAGAATACATGGCCCCAGAAATTGTTCTTGGTAAAGGTCACGACAAGGCTGCAGACTGGTGGAGCGTCGGAATTTTGTTGTTTGAAATGCTAACTGGGAAGGTGATTGTTCTTATGTATACTTTTATGTGTTCCTGTAAGCTTTCTGTATCTAGTGCATTAGTCCATGTTATTCCACGTGATACTTGGGTTGATTAGTAGCACAGCTTGGCACTGAAGGTGCTTTAATCAGGATTTAGGTGTTACGCATATGTTATGTTTCACCTTTGATTGTGGTTCCCCTTtagatggaatttttattgaggTACTTTAAAATATTGGGGTAAGATCCGTCTCTCTTATATCTGAATTTCGCTGTTTACAACCTTGCAGGCGCCTTTCTGTGGTGGTGGCCGGGACAAGATTCAACAGAAGATAATAAAGGATAAGATGAAGCTGCCTGGATTTTTGACCAGTGAAGTACATTCCTTGCTGAAAGGGGTGAGTCTTTGTTGCGTTATGTTTTGTGTTTCTTTACTATCTATAACCTATTTGCCGAATATCTGATTCTATTCATGTGTGGTTCTGTTTTTCCCGAATCAGTTACTGCAGAAAGAGGCGAACAAGCGCCTCGGAAGTGGTCCCGGAGGGAGTGAGGAGATAAAGCGTCACAAGTGGTTCAAGTCAGTCAACTGGAGGAAATTGGAGGCCCGAGAAATCCAACCTAGTTTCCTCCCTGAAGTTGCCAGTCAACACTGCATCGCCAATTTTGATGAGTGCTGGACAAAGATGCCTCTGTTAGATTCTCCAGCTGCCAGCCCAAAACCAAATGAGATGTACTTCAAAGACTTCACTTATGTGAAGCCTGCTGCGactcatttttttcaaaagaatggCTCTTTCAACTAGGATACACCCCATCATTCTCATCCCAACCTTTGCTGGATGATACATGTAGCTTCCAATGTACTTATTTTGAATCCGTAAACTGTTGTTGTTTAATATCTACCTAGATTTCAGATCATGTTGCAAGGCAGGTTACGGGAATCTCTTTTATCCCTTGCCTTCCTGCTCGTCTGTGTAATCTTTAAACCATCAATGAAATCCTCTCAGTGTTTTTTCACTTGCATTTTGTTCATTGAAGTAATAAAGTTGGATAGACCTTAGAGATAAGGTGGATTGTATATAGCAGTGTCAAAGTCTAATCCAGAGTTGAGCTGAAGAACACGGTCCATCAATTGTCTCCACACATGAAATAGCCACTTCATGGATAAACCTAGGATTGACACGTGGCAAAAGTGCAACCTCTGCTGACAATTTGAAAAAAATTCCATCTTTAAAAAAACAGTGCATCAACAAACACCAGTTTCCTGTTTAACACAGTATGGCTTCTTCCCTGCTTTCTCCAACTACAACTTACCAGAAGCAAAACCCAAGACTCTCATGGCTTTGTCCATCAATACCCATACCGAGGAATCACATTTCCTTTACAAATCTTTCTGCAAGAAAAACCATTATCTGCAATGCATTTCTGGGAGAGATTTCAGAAGATTTACTGAGAGATACTACTCTTCAAATTGATAAATCATTGActcaatttccatttttgaagtcTGGATTTCTGAAATTTGAGGGTGTTTTTGATGGATTACCGGAGATAGAGAAATGGGTTATTCTGATTTTTGGTGGACTGATATGGTTGTACTTAACTGCTAGACCTGGTGTTCTTATTGGTGCTATTGATGCTTATATTCTAGCTCCTCTACAAATTGGTTTTGACAGTCTTTTAGGGAGGAGAAACTATAAAAGAACAGATTTTATTGTCGGGGATCGAATAGGTGAAGGCTCTTTTGGAATTGTTTACTCAGGTGTAATTGTACCCAAAAATGTAAGTGTTGAAGATCGTGTACAGAAAAGAGGAAGAGCATTGGAGTTGGATGGAAGGTTCAAGGAAAAAGTTATTTTGAAAAAGGTAACACCTTTCTTAGAACCATTGTTCTTATTTTCATTTGACTTGGGGTCTTTCTTCTTTAAGTTCTGatgaaaattataatagaggattTGTATGTATGAATTCGAAACAGGTAAAAGTTGGTACTCAGGGGGCAGAGGAATGTGGTGAGTATGAGGAGTGGTTCAACTATAGGTTGTCAAGAGCAGCTCCTGAAACATGTGCTGAGTTCCTCGGTAGTTTCGTTGCTGATAAAACAAACTCACAATTCATTAAGGGTGGCAAATGGCTTGTCTGGAAATTTGAGGTATAGTGTCTATCACTGTATTAGCCTATTAGGATCTCTCGCATTTTGTCTAGTTCAGCTACAATATTTTCTTAAAGTGTCATTGCTGTTCAACATTATGTGTGTATTTGGAGATGTGAGCTTACTTAGGGAAGTACATTTTACAGGGAGATCAAAATCTAGCGGATTACATGAAAGATCGTAGCTTCCCTTTGAACTTGGAATCAGTTATGTTTGGGCGTGTCTTAAACGGACTAGAATCAAATGAACGGAATGCTTTGATTATTAAGCAAATATTGCGTCAGATAATAACGTCTTTGAAGAAGATACACGACACGGGAATAGTTCACCGTGACGTTAAACCAGCTAACTTGGTTGTGACAAGAAAGGGGCAGATCAAGCTCATCGATTTTGGTGCAGCCACAGACCTCAGGATTGGCAAGAACTATGTTCCTGATCGTACCTTGCTTGATCCAGATTTTTGTCCTCCTGAATTGTATGTGCTTCCTGAGGAAACACCAAAGCCTCCTCCAGAGCCAATAGCAGCTTTACTTTCTCCTATCGTTTGGCAGGTATAGTTTCTCAACCTTCCTGGAGTATGCACCACTCACTATGCTAGTCGACTTTGTTGTGAAACTCTGTCTAGGCTTACCAAAGACGGCTTtggtttggtcattttcacaaacaaAAATCTGAAAAGGAAAAGAATCCGTGTGTTCAGTGTTTCTCTGAAGTTGCATGCATTTTCAGTTTTTGGCTTAGCGTCCATTGTACTTAAGCTGGTTTTTTCATGGTTGGTGCAGCTCAACAGTCCAGATCTGTTCGACATGTACTCTGCTGGAATTACACTCTTGCAAATGGCTATCCCTAGTTTAAGATCCTCAGCTGGATTAAAGAATTTCAATACAGAAATAAAGGCCGCTGGATATGACTTGAAGAAATGGAGGGAAGTTACTAGGTTAAGGCCTGATTTTCGGCTTCTCGATCTTGACTCTGGTAGGGGATGGGACCTGGCTACTAAGCTTATCTCAGAAAGAGGTTTCCTTAGAAGAGGGAGGTTATCAGCTTCTGCAGCTTTAAGGCATCCTTACTTCTTGTTGGGAGGTGACCAGGCTGCTTCTGTCCTTTCAAAACTAAGCTTGAGCAAGTAGCAATATAAGCTTGAGAAAGCAGCAAATTGCTTAGAAATTTCAAGGCATTTTAGACAAGCACATCATCTTCTGTCAGGACCTGTTCAGTGCAATGGTTAAAGATTTCCTGCTATCAGCATCCGCACAATTTGCATCAAGCTGCCTCAATGGTACGACCTCGACTTCACCATTATTTACATAGAGCTGTTCTTTGAACTCATGGAAGCTTAACAAATATTTTCACTCGCGGCCAGGAACTTTAAACTCAAAAAGTTCCTGGCATGATAAATAGACTTGCCTTTGTTTACCGAGGAATGTCCCTTCTATTGAGCATTAAGAATCCATTCACCCTTATATAAATGTAGATAAACAGACAATCGGATACTAATATACAGCAGGACaagagatttttcttcttcctggaATGTACTTGCATTGATGAAATATGCTATGATGTATGTATTCCCTGTTGATTATCTCATTGCTTTGTACTTATCTTAATTTGATTATCGCATATATAAAGGTGTTCTTCGGATACGTGCTCTTTTTCTCTCATGCATCAAATCACAATATTATTTTGCATTATGA
This portion of the Papaver somniferum cultivar HN1 chromosome 11, ASM357369v1, whole genome shotgun sequence genome encodes:
- the LOC113323568 gene encoding serine/threonine-protein kinase AtPK2/AtPK19-like, producing MVTSQIPIPTKTRTFLDQLLIPFGPPDVVHSEYDEFDFDDVFGAAPTQDSIEIISENSVFPMDGTELVYDDPEVIYCRSRSFVGPSSCVSHSLKLNKLTLHDVEESLNFEECLSGEPLGEFDETSVNEDVLEEPIESVDCDPSDVKGVGLEDFELMKVVGQGAFAKVFQVRKKGTSEIYAMKVMRKDKIMEKNHGEYMKAERDILTKVDHPFIVQLRYSFQTKYRLYLVLDFVNGGHLFFQLYRHGLFREDLARIYAAEIVLAVSHLHANGIMHRDLKPENILLDADGHVMLTDFGLAKQFEENTRSNSMCGTLEYMAPEIVLGKGHDKAADWWSVGILLFEMLTGKAPFCGGGRDKIQQKIIKDKMKLPGFLTSEVHSLLKGLLQKEANKRLGSGPGGSEEIKRHKWFKSVNWRKLEAREIQPSFLPEVASQHCIANFDECWTKMPLLDSPAASPKPNEMYFKDFTYVKPAATHFFQKNGSFN
- the LOC113323567 gene encoding serine/threonine-protein kinase STN8, chloroplastic-like, translating into MASSLLSPTTTYQKQNPRLSWLCPSIPIPRNHISFTNLSARKTIICNAFLGEISEDLLRDTTLQIDKSLTQFPFLKSGFLKFEGVFDGLPEIEKWVILIFGGLIWLYLTARPGVLIGAIDAYILAPLQIGFDSLLGRRNYKRTDFIVGDRIGEGSFGIVYSGVIVPKNVSVEDRVQKRGRALELDGRFKEKVILKKVKVGTQGAEECGEYEEWFNYRLSRAAPETCAEFLGSFVADKTNSQFIKGGKWLVWKFEGDQNLADYMKDRSFPLNLESVMFGRVLNGLESNERNALIIKQILRQIITSLKKIHDTGIVHRDVKPANLVVTRKGQIKLIDFGAATDLRIGKNYVPDRTLLDPDFCPPELYVLPEETPKPPPEPIAALLSPIVWQLNSPDLFDMYSAGITLLQMAIPSLRSSAGLKNFNTEIKAAGYDLKKWREVTRLRPDFRLLDLDSGRGWDLATKLISERGFLRRGRLSASAALRHPYFLLGGDQAASVLSKLSLSK